Proteins found in one Anoplolepis gracilipes chromosome 7, ASM4749672v1, whole genome shotgun sequence genomic segment:
- the Glct gene encoding ceramide glucosyltransferase, whose translation MLPTRAERERKGAREIEKESAAGLPAFSAPSAPSAPSAPSVRQIIARCGLNRPLPAPLLRFWKMNSMLYTLYGFAIFFMIFWSGMWVVHVLALIAGRWKLHRKMNKAPSYETPLPGVSVIKPLMGVDPNLFGNLETFFTMEYPRYELLFCVEDDSDPVLMLVRKLVEKYPETDARLFVGGCNVGVNPKINNMQPAYEAAKYELVLISDSGIRMKEDTLLDMVNHMTDKVALVHQMPFTCDREGFAAAYEKIFFGTVQSRMYLAADLLRINCHTGMSALLKKCILDEVGGLKAFGIYLAEDFFYAKSLTDRGWLITVSSQPALQNSGHCEVNSFQARLRRWAKLRVAMLPTTIVFEPLSECLILGGFASWAASVLFEWDSLVFYLVHILLWFMFDWTLLCVVQNGPLPFNKLEFVCGWWLSEITRPYLFLQAVLDPLIQWRSRVYKLKWGGVAEEVKAKVKY comes from the coding sequence ATGTTGCCAACAAGAGCGGAAAGGGAGCGAAAAGGGGCAAGggagatagaaaaagagagcgcGGCCGGTTTGCCGGCATTCTCGGCACCCTCGGCACCCTCGGCACCCTCGGCACCCTCGGTACGTCAGATCATCGCGCGGTGTGGCCTAAACAGGCCTTTGCCCGCCCCTTTGCTTCGCTTCTGGAAAATGAACTCCATGTTATATACTCTTTACGGTTTCGCGATATTCTTTATGATATTTTGGTCAGGCATGTGGGTGGTGCACGTGCTGGCATTGATTGCGGGCCGTTGGAAATTGCATCGGAAGATGAATAAAGCGCCGAGTTACGAGACCCCGTTACCGGGGGTTTCCGTCATAAAGCCCTTGATGGGAGTGGATCCGAATCTCTTCGGCAATCTCGAGACCTTCTTCACGATGGAGTATCCCCGATACGAGCTTCTATTCTGCGTCGAAGACGATTCCGATCCCGTGCTGATGCTGGTGCGCAAACTCGTGGAGAAGTATCCGGAAACCGACGCCAGACTCTTCGTCGGTGGTTGCAACGTGGGAGTGAATCCGAAAATCAACAATATGCAGCCGGCGTACGAGGCCGCCAAGTACGAGCTCGTGCTGATCAGCGACAGCGGTATACGCATGAAGGAGGACACTCTGCTGGATATGGTGAATCACATGACGGATAAGGTGGCTCTGGTCCATCAGATGCCGTTCACCTGCGATCGGGAGGGTTTCGCCGCCGCGTACGAGAAAATTTTCTTCGGTACCGTACAATCCCGGATGTACCTGGCCGCGGACTTGCTTAGGATAAACTGCCACACCGGCATGTCGGCTCTACTGAAAAAGTGCATTCTCGACGAGGTCGGTGGTCTTAAAGCTTTTGGCATCTATCTCGCCGAAGACTTTTTCTACGCCAAATCCTTGACCGATCGCGGCTGGCTCATCACCGTCTCCTCGCAACCGGCCTTGCAGAACAGCGGTCATTGCGAGGTGAATTCCTTCCAAGCGAGACTACGACGATGGGCCAAGCTGCGGGTGGCCATGTTACCCACTACCATCGTTTTCGAGCCGCTCAGCGAATGCCTCATCCTCGGCGGCTTCGCTTCCTGGGCGGCCAGCGTGCTGTTCGAGTGGGACTCTCTAGTTTTCTATCTAGTGCACATACTCTTGTGGTTTATGTTCGACTGGACGCTGCTGTGCGTCGTGCAAAACGGTCCGCTGCCCTTCAATAAACTCGAATTTGTGTGCGGTTGGTGGCTCAGCGAGATTACTAGACCGTACCTTTTCCTTCAAGCTGTCTTGGATCCTCTCATACAGTGGCGTTCGCGCGTTTACAAGCTCAAATGGGGCGGCGTCGCCGAAGAAGTTAAGGCGAaagtcaaatattaa
- the Acbp1 gene encoding acyl-CoA-binding protein, whose amino-acid sequence MSLDERFDNAAIAVKELAAQPEDEELLELYALYKQSTVGDCNTERPGMLDFKGKAKWDAWNNKKSLKQETAKEQYIAKVEELIASIGKK is encoded by the exons ATGTCGTTAGACGaa AGATTTGATAATGCAGCCATAGCGGTAAAGGAATTGGCTGCACAACCAGAAGACGAAGAGCTGCTTGAACTCTACGCACTGTACAAGCAATCCACCGTTGGTGATTGTAACACAG aaagacCAGGTATGTTGGATTTTAAGGGAAAAGCTAAATGGGACGCTTGGAACAATAAGAAAAGTCTGAAACAAGAAACAGCGAAAGAACAATACATTGCTAAAGTGGAGGAATTAATCGCCTCAATTGGAAAAAAGTAG